A section of the Verrucomicrobium sp. GAS474 genome encodes:
- the mfd gene encoding transcription-repair coupling factor codes for MASSRRSSSVSLPPAPVFDAEAWFSHKELAAARKEILKAKGKTPCFSLAAIPAAAQGFVVAGLMAGLGRPVLVLAPGPRTQEEFAGDFEAWTPSPDGPGLLLLPEAEPLVGEALPDPNVAAERLGVARRVQREAGGSGTPLVVATRAGLDQPLPLPQSLAREVVLLAVGGTLSRESWLERLEEAGYQREGEVQIHGQFSVRGAVVDVFSWASMLPVRSEWDGDEVASLREFDPVTQRSVASLDEAEVSLIRVAPPTSEKEGEKGRKVIAFGLGGATLREYLPEGTVTFCLDDRDAGAEEAAELPGLEFFAHDFLHSRNSADWTVQEHRRDLFLDHLRGWLGDGWEVVVASNNEGEEKRLREILAEQKVAPNAVAFIQRRLLRGFVWPAAKRAMLSDAEIFGRYQTLRALRMKGRQARNPAKPGLSPTGGAGGVGGIMGGGRDAGAFAEWGDGDFVVHLHHGIARYMGMKALPSPAEGEGETEALVLQFADQARLYVPLEDAYLVSRYMGATKKAPKLDQLGGPRWDKAKAQARKAVAEYAMKLIATQAERETLGGFAYPPDEETPWQAEFEEAFVYDETPDQLRAIADTKRDMESPRPMDRLICGDVGFGKTEVAIRALFKAATGGKQAAFLAPTTVLAQQHFENLRERFADYPVRVELLSRYRKPEEQKRVLQGLAEGGVDVVVGTHRLLSKDVAFKDLGLVVIDEEQRFGVVQKERFKQLFRLLDVLTLSATPIPRTLYMAMTGARDMSTLETAPANRQSVETVISPYDERVIRSAIERELARQGQVYFLYNRVQTIERVAARLRELVPGARVEIGHGQMDKHELEEVMHRFVAGETDVLLATTIIESGLDIPNANTILIDRADRFGLADLYQLRGRVGRSTAKAYAYLFLPREGGTTGVGGGAGNARKRLGAMRQYAQLGSGFKLAMRDLEIRGAGNLLGTAQSGHITAIGFDLYCHLLKKAVSRIKGGKLATDPAECRVQLDFVALHRSEATDVRPPALLPTVYLKESRWRIDGYRRVVEASTLDDLEAVRREWLDRHGKWPLPVERLLAVTELRILGAQRGLSLIETQGEKLILKRNGDFVMIGGKFPRLTGGTPENKFAEIRRWLLSFV; via the coding sequence ATGGCCTCTTCCCGTCGCTCTTCGTCTGTCTCCCTTCCGCCTGCGCCGGTCTTCGATGCGGAGGCCTGGTTTTCCCATAAGGAACTGGCCGCGGCGCGGAAGGAGATCCTCAAGGCCAAGGGGAAAACGCCCTGCTTTTCCCTCGCCGCGATTCCGGCGGCGGCCCAGGGCTTCGTCGTGGCCGGATTGATGGCGGGGCTCGGGCGCCCCGTCCTGGTGCTGGCGCCGGGGCCCCGGACGCAGGAGGAATTCGCCGGGGACTTCGAGGCGTGGACTCCCTCCCCGGATGGTCCCGGCCTCCTTCTCCTCCCCGAAGCCGAGCCCCTCGTCGGCGAGGCCCTTCCCGATCCGAACGTGGCGGCGGAGCGCCTCGGCGTCGCCCGTCGCGTGCAGCGGGAGGCAGGCGGTTCCGGCACTCCCCTCGTCGTCGCGACGCGGGCGGGGCTCGACCAGCCGCTGCCGCTGCCGCAGTCGCTGGCGCGGGAGGTCGTCCTCCTGGCCGTTGGCGGGACCCTGTCCCGCGAGTCGTGGCTGGAGCGGCTGGAGGAGGCCGGATACCAGCGCGAGGGGGAGGTCCAGATCCACGGCCAGTTCAGCGTCCGGGGGGCGGTGGTCGATGTCTTTTCGTGGGCCTCGATGCTTCCCGTCCGCAGCGAGTGGGACGGCGACGAGGTCGCCTCGCTCCGCGAGTTCGATCCGGTGACGCAGCGGTCCGTCGCCTCGCTCGACGAGGCCGAGGTGAGCCTGATCCGGGTCGCGCCGCCGACCTCGGAAAAAGAGGGGGAAAAGGGGAGGAAGGTCATCGCCTTCGGCCTCGGCGGGGCGACGCTCCGCGAATACCTTCCCGAAGGGACGGTCACCTTCTGCCTCGACGACCGCGACGCCGGGGCCGAGGAGGCGGCCGAGCTGCCCGGGCTCGAATTCTTCGCCCACGATTTCCTCCACTCGAGGAACAGCGCCGATTGGACGGTCCAGGAGCACCGGCGCGATCTCTTCCTCGACCACCTCCGGGGCTGGCTCGGCGACGGATGGGAAGTCGTCGTCGCCTCGAACAACGAGGGGGAGGAGAAGCGGCTGCGGGAGATCCTCGCCGAGCAGAAGGTCGCCCCGAACGCGGTCGCCTTCATCCAGCGGCGGCTCCTGCGCGGCTTCGTCTGGCCCGCGGCGAAGCGGGCGATGCTGAGCGACGCGGAGATCTTCGGCCGCTACCAGACCCTTCGCGCCCTCCGCATGAAAGGGAGGCAGGCGCGCAACCCCGCCAAGCCGGGCCTCTCCCCGACGGGCGGCGCGGGGGGCGTGGGCGGGATCATGGGCGGCGGGCGGGACGCGGGGGCCTTCGCCGAATGGGGCGACGGCGATTTCGTCGTCCACCTCCACCACGGCATCGCCCGCTACATGGGGATGAAGGCGCTCCCCTCGCCGGCCGAGGGGGAGGGCGAGACCGAGGCCCTCGTCCTCCAGTTCGCCGACCAGGCGCGGCTCTACGTCCCCCTCGAGGACGCCTACCTCGTCTCCCGCTACATGGGGGCGACGAAGAAGGCGCCGAAGCTCGACCAGCTTGGCGGCCCCCGCTGGGACAAGGCGAAGGCCCAGGCGCGGAAGGCGGTCGCCGAATACGCGATGAAGCTGATCGCGACCCAGGCGGAGCGGGAGACCCTCGGCGGCTTCGCCTACCCGCCCGACGAGGAGACGCCGTGGCAGGCCGAGTTCGAGGAGGCCTTCGTCTACGACGAGACGCCCGACCAGCTCCGCGCCATCGCCGACACGAAGCGGGACATGGAATCGCCCCGCCCGATGGACCGCCTGATCTGCGGCGACGTCGGCTTCGGCAAGACCGAGGTGGCGATCCGCGCCCTCTTCAAGGCCGCCACCGGAGGGAAGCAGGCCGCCTTCCTCGCGCCGACGACGGTGCTGGCGCAGCAACATTTCGAGAACCTCCGGGAACGCTTCGCCGACTATCCCGTCCGCGTCGAGCTGCTGAGCCGCTACCGGAAGCCGGAGGAGCAGAAGCGGGTCCTCCAGGGCCTCGCCGAGGGGGGCGTCGACGTCGTCGTCGGGACCCACCGGCTCCTCTCGAAGGATGTCGCCTTCAAGGACCTCGGCCTCGTCGTGATCGACGAGGAGCAGCGGTTCGGCGTCGTCCAGAAGGAGCGGTTCAAGCAGCTGTTCCGCCTCCTCGACGTGCTGACCCTCTCGGCGACGCCGATCCCGCGCACGCTCTACATGGCGATGACCGGGGCGCGGGACATGAGCACGCTCGAGACCGCCCCGGCGAACCGCCAGTCGGTCGAGACGGTCATCAGCCCCTACGACGAGCGGGTGATCCGCTCCGCCATCGAGCGGGAGCTGGCGCGCCAGGGCCAGGTCTATTTCCTCTACAACCGCGTCCAGACGATCGAGCGGGTCGCCGCGCGGCTCCGGGAGCTGGTCCCGGGTGCCCGCGTCGAGATCGGCCACGGGCAGATGGACAAGCACGAGCTCGAGGAGGTGATGCACCGCTTCGTCGCCGGGGAGACCGACGTCCTCCTCGCCACGACGATCATCGAGAGCGGCCTCGACATCCCGAACGCGAACACGATCCTCATCGACCGCGCCGACCGCTTCGGCCTCGCCGACCTCTACCAGCTCCGGGGCCGCGTCGGGCGCTCGACGGCGAAGGCCTACGCCTACCTCTTCCTGCCGCGCGAGGGGGGGACGACGGGCGTCGGCGGGGGCGCGGGCAACGCGCGGAAGCGGCTCGGCGCGATGCGGCAGTACGCCCAGCTCGGCTCCGGCTTCAAGCTGGCGATGCGCGACCTCGAGATCCGCGGCGCGGGGAACCTCCTCGGCACCGCGCAGAGCGGCCACATCACGGCGATCGGCTTCGATCTCTATTGCCACCTGCTGAAGAAGGCCGTCTCCCGGATCAAGGGCGGGAAGCTGGCGACCGATCCCGCGGAGTGCCGCGTCCAGCTCGACTTCGTCGCCCTCCACCGCTCCGAGGCGACCGACGTCCGCCCCCCGGCCCTCCTCCCCACGGTCTACCTGAAGGAGAGCCGGTGGCGGATCGACGGCTACCGGCGGGTCGTCGAGGCCTCCACGCTCGACGACCTCGAGGCGGTCCGGCGGGAGTGGCTCGACCGGCACGGCAAGTGGCCCCTCCCGGTCGAACGGCTCCTCGCCGTCACCGAATTGCGAATTTTGGGGGCCCAACGGGGCCTTTCCCTGATCGAAACCCAGGGTGAAAAGCTGATTTTGAAGCGCAACGGCGACTTTGTCATGATCGGGGGTAAGTTTCCCCGCTTGACGGGGGGGACGCCGGAAAATAAGTTCGCCGAGATACGCCGATGGCTTCTTTCCTTCGTTTAA
- a CDS encoding peptidylprolyl isomerase has protein sequence MASFLRLTGLSGAFFVFASLFSALFLSASLPLRAQMADGIIAIVNDSVIPFSEVQKQVDDTERSLRETYDGPVLVEKIKEARLNTLRALIERELIIQDAKEQGLFIPDSFIEARIKAMIQNQYEGDRTAFIRTIQSNGMSLSEVKKNFRDNAAIGYMRRHNIPDNIVVSPYRVEQYYQDNVAQFTQEEQAKVSIIFLRKATDPARADQVKGLADEILLKLDSGADFAEIARSYSEGPRRADGGDLGWVRRGDLRAELVKVAFGLQPGQTSRVVPSDDGFYIVRVEDTKRPRVSSMTEVRASIERTLLQEERQRLQQKWIDGLRGKAFIKTNF, from the coding sequence ATGGCTTCTTTCCTTCGTTTAACTGGGCTCTCCGGGGCTTTTTTCGTCTTCGCGTCCCTTTTCTCGGCCCTTTTCCTCTCGGCGAGCCTCCCCCTCCGCGCGCAGATGGCCGACGGCATCATCGCGATCGTGAATGACTCGGTCATTCCCTTCAGCGAAGTCCAGAAGCAGGTCGATGACACCGAGCGCTCCCTCCGCGAGACCTACGACGGCCCCGTCCTCGTCGAGAAGATCAAGGAGGCCCGCCTCAACACCCTCCGCGCCCTCATCGAGCGGGAGCTCATCATCCAGGACGCGAAGGAGCAGGGCCTCTTCATCCCCGACAGCTTCATCGAGGCCCGGATCAAGGCGATGATCCAGAACCAGTACGAGGGGGACCGCACCGCCTTCATCCGCACGATCCAGTCGAACGGCATGTCCCTCTCCGAGGTGAAGAAGAACTTCCGGGACAACGCCGCCATCGGCTACATGCGCCGCCACAACATCCCCGACAACATCGTCGTCTCCCCCTACCGCGTGGAGCAGTATTACCAGGACAACGTCGCCCAGTTCACCCAGGAGGAGCAGGCGAAGGTCAGCATCATCTTCCTCCGCAAGGCGACCGATCCCGCCCGCGCCGACCAGGTGAAGGGCCTCGCCGACGAGATCCTGCTGAAGCTCGACTCCGGCGCCGATTTCGCCGAGATCGCCCGCTCCTATTCCGAGGGGCCCCGCCGCGCCGACGGCGGCGACCTCGGCTGGGTGCGGCGCGGCGATCTCCGGGCCGAGCTGGTGAAGGTCGCCTTCGGGCTCCAGCCCGGGCAGACCAGCCGCGTCGTCCCCTCCGACGACGGCTTCTACATCGTCCGCGTCGAGGACACGAAGCGGCCCCGCGTCTCCTCGATGACCGAGGTCCGCGCCTCGATCGAGCGGACCCTCCTCCAGGAGGAGCGCCAGCGGCTCCAGCAGAAGTGGATCGACGGCCTCCGGGGCAAGGCCTTCATCAAAACCAATTTCTAA
- the pdxA gene encoding 4-hydroxythreonine-4-phosphate dehydrogenase PdxA: MAKTGARALLPTLAITLGEPAGIGPEVVAAALRSPRLPKGFRYEVLGSAEGVAPGRPTARSAGIALKALEAAAAGWKAGRYAAVVTGPVQKETLIRASKGLSFPYPGQTEFFAARCGVPEDDVVMAMASPRLVVALLSTHLSLRRALGKITREKILRVVVETAAFLQAKGVRAPRIALAGVNPHAGENGLFGDEEGRILVPALAAAREAFPGLALTGPHSPDTVFWRARNGEFDAVVCAYHDQGLIPFKLLAFHDGVNVSLGLPLIRTSPDHGTALDLAGKGKADPRSMIAAIVLAARLVKSRQASNRR, translated from the coding sequence ATGGCCAAGACGGGAGCCCGGGCTCTCCTCCCCACCCTCGCGATCACCCTCGGGGAACCGGCGGGGATCGGCCCCGAAGTCGTCGCCGCCGCCCTCCGCTCCCCCCGGCTCCCGAAGGGGTTCCGCTACGAGGTCCTCGGCTCCGCCGAAGGGGTCGCGCCCGGGAGGCCGACGGCCCGCTCCGCCGGGATCGCGTTGAAGGCCCTGGAGGCCGCCGCCGCCGGATGGAAGGCGGGCCGCTACGCCGCCGTCGTCACCGGGCCGGTCCAGAAGGAGACCCTCATCCGCGCCAGCAAGGGGCTGAGCTTTCCCTATCCGGGACAGACCGAGTTCTTCGCCGCCCGCTGCGGCGTCCCGGAGGACGACGTCGTCATGGCGATGGCCTCGCCCCGCCTCGTCGTCGCCCTCCTCTCGACCCACCTCAGCCTCCGCCGGGCGCTCGGGAAAATCACGCGGGAGAAGATCCTCCGCGTCGTCGTCGAGACGGCGGCCTTCCTCCAGGCGAAGGGGGTCCGCGCCCCGCGCATCGCCCTCGCCGGGGTCAACCCCCACGCGGGGGAGAACGGCCTCTTCGGCGACGAGGAGGGGCGGATCCTCGTCCCCGCCCTCGCCGCGGCGCGGGAGGCCTTCCCCGGCCTCGCCCTCACCGGCCCCCACTCCCCCGACACCGTCTTCTGGCGGGCGAGGAACGGGGAGTTCGACGCCGTCGTCTGCGCCTACCACGACCAGGGGCTGATCCCGTTCAAGCTCCTCGCCTTCCACGACGGCGTGAACGTCTCCCTCGGCCTCCCGCTCATCCGCACCTCGCCCGACCACGGCACCGCCCTCGACCTCGCGGGGAAGGGGAAGGCCGACCCCCGCAGCATGATCGCGGCGATCGTGCTGGCGGCCCGCTTGGTAAAGTCTCGCCAAGCGTCAAATCGGCGTTAA
- the argA gene encoding amino-acid N-acetyltransferase has protein sequence MNVSDLRGILTYVPQFREKVFVIAIDGAIAAHENFPNILLDIAVLRSLNIRVVIVHGIAKQMEDLAASSGVALSNIDGTGTTDEATLAVALTAANRVTHEIMEGLAANDLRACYSNAVIAHPFGIIGGVDRQFTGRVERLDTAFLNELLDRGIIPVVPPLGFDGEGRTYRVNSDGVAQTIAEELRAGKLIYLSPQPGLLRGEGLISQMSVLEAEEFFKKSRNEIDEGLRSKVEHGIRACKNGVGRSHILDGRRDEAILGEVFSKVGIGTMIYANEYTAIRRALKKDVSRILALTEESVQTQGLVKRTRAGILAQLSDYYVFEIDRSIAGCVALHVHPEEKKAEMACLHVSHAHENQGIGRKLMLFVEDLAKEKGAAELFALSTQAFNFFQQKGGFREVAPDFLPAERREKYENSGRNSKILAKHLTAGG, from the coding sequence ATGAATGTTTCCGACCTGCGCGGCATCCTGACCTACGTCCCCCAATTCCGGGAAAAGGTCTTCGTCATCGCCATCGACGGCGCGATCGCCGCGCACGAGAATTTCCCGAACATCCTCCTCGACATCGCCGTCCTGCGGAGCCTGAACATCCGGGTCGTCATCGTCCACGGCATCGCGAAGCAGATGGAAGACCTCGCCGCCTCCTCCGGCGTCGCCCTCTCCAACATCGACGGCACCGGGACCACCGACGAGGCGACCCTCGCCGTCGCCCTCACCGCCGCGAACCGGGTGACCCACGAGATCATGGAGGGCCTCGCCGCGAACGACCTTCGGGCCTGCTACTCCAACGCCGTCATCGCCCATCCCTTCGGGATCATCGGCGGCGTCGACCGGCAGTTCACCGGCCGGGTGGAGCGGCTCGACACGGCGTTCCTCAACGAGCTCCTCGACCGGGGCATCATCCCCGTCGTCCCGCCGCTCGGCTTCGACGGCGAGGGGCGGACCTACCGGGTCAATTCCGACGGCGTCGCGCAGACGATCGCCGAGGAGCTGCGGGCCGGGAAGCTGATCTATCTTTCGCCGCAGCCCGGCCTCCTCCGGGGCGAGGGGCTCATCAGCCAGATGTCGGTCCTCGAGGCCGAGGAATTCTTCAAGAAGTCGCGCAACGAGATCGACGAGGGCCTCCGGTCGAAGGTCGAGCACGGCATCCGGGCGTGCAAGAACGGCGTCGGCCGGTCCCACATCCTCGACGGGCGGCGGGACGAGGCGATCCTCGGGGAGGTCTTCTCCAAGGTCGGCATCGGCACGATGATCTACGCCAACGAATACACCGCGATCCGGCGGGCGCTGAAGAAGGACGTCTCGCGGATCCTGGCGCTCACCGAGGAATCGGTCCAGACCCAGGGCCTCGTGAAGCGGACCCGGGCGGGCATCCTCGCGCAGCTTTCCGACTACTACGTCTTCGAGATCGACCGGAGCATCGCCGGGTGCGTCGCCCTCCACGTCCATCCCGAGGAGAAGAAGGCCGAGATGGCCTGCCTCCACGTCAGCCACGCCCACGAGAACCAGGGGATCGGCCGGAAGCTGATGCTCTTCGTCGAGGACCTGGCGAAGGAAAAGGGGGCGGCCGAGCTCTTTGCCCTCTCGACCCAGGCCTTCAATTTCTTCCAGCAGAAGGGCGGCTTCCGCGAGGTGGCCCCCGACTTCCTCCCCGCCGAGCGGCGGGAGAAGTACGAGAACAGCGGGCGGAACTCGAAGATCCTGGCGAAGCACCTGACGGCGGGGGGATAG
- a CDS encoding FkbM family methyltransferase, whose protein sequence is MSTLSLVLSLVRYGGLRSLPGLAAFLACKAAGVKAGFVLRLGPHRWLARSDRPSGLRFFHEVVVRRSYEALAAELRRFPAPVIFDVGANCGAFALWALSVNPRARVRSFEPGSCFDILDANRELYMKAREEGREGDWRVEHCGISSSDGFVCFEEDADSSMVILSAKGTRRFPVRTLDGFSPAPEIVKIDIEGHELEALKGAEQTLRTARVVFLEYHGIEMRVQCAAFLRERGFEVRDVPGTELLLALKGAQVAAS, encoded by the coding sequence ATGTCGACCCTTTCCCTCGTCCTCAGCCTGGTCCGTTACGGGGGGCTCCGCTCCCTTCCCGGTCTGGCCGCCTTCCTCGCCTGCAAGGCGGCGGGGGTGAAGGCGGGCTTCGTCCTCCGCCTCGGGCCGCATCGCTGGCTGGCCCGCTCCGACCGTCCCTCGGGCCTCCGGTTCTTCCACGAGGTGGTGGTGCGGCGGAGCTACGAGGCCCTGGCCGCGGAGCTGCGGCGGTTCCCCGCGCCGGTCATTTTCGACGTCGGCGCGAACTGCGGGGCCTTCGCGCTCTGGGCCCTCTCCGTCAATCCGCGCGCCCGGGTCCGCTCCTTCGAGCCGGGCAGCTGCTTCGACATCCTCGACGCCAATCGCGAGCTCTACATGAAGGCGCGGGAGGAGGGCCGGGAGGGCGACTGGCGCGTCGAGCACTGCGGCATCTCGTCCTCCGACGGCTTCGTCTGCTTCGAGGAGGACGCCGATTCGAGCATGGTGATCCTCTCGGCGAAGGGAACCCGCCGCTTCCCCGTCCGCACGCTGGACGGTTTTTCCCCCGCGCCGGAGATCGTCAAGATCGACATCGAGGGGCACGAGCTCGAGGCGTTGAAGGGGGCGGAGCAGACCCTGCGGACGGCCCGCGTCGTCTTCCTCGAATACCACGGGATCGAGATGCGCGTCCAATGCGCGGCCTTCCTCCGGGAGCGGGGCTTCGAGGTGCGGGACGTCCCGGGCACCGAGTTGCTGCTCGCGCTGAAGGGGGCGCAGGTCGCCGCGAGTTGA
- a CDS encoding translation initiation factor yields MSKPKKIDLSAAASPLAADPFAALGALDTSALPPGHDGVAPSSPEKAAKKGRLLLRREKKDRGGKTVVVASGFPNEAEADGTVRAVRKALGCGGTVEAGTSGFEIVIQGDRPAAVAEALRQLGYPVGGVIQ; encoded by the coding sequence ATGTCCAAACCGAAGAAAATCGACCTCTCCGCCGCCGCCTCCCCCCTCGCCGCCGATCCCTTCGCCGCCCTCGGCGCCCTCGACACCTCGGCCCTCCCCCCCGGCCACGACGGGGTAGCGCCTTCCTCGCCCGAAAAGGCGGCGAAGAAGGGACGCCTTCTCCTGCGGCGGGAGAAGAAGGACCGGGGCGGCAAGACCGTCGTCGTCGCCTCGGGCTTCCCGAACGAGGCCGAGGCCGACGGGACCGTCCGCGCCGTCCGCAAGGCCCTCGGCTGCGGCGGCACCGTCGAAGCGGGTACGAGCGGTTTTGAAATCGTCATCCAGGGAGATCGCCCCGCCGCCGTCGCCGAGGCGCTGCGCCAGCTGGGCTATCCCGTCGGCGGCGTAATCCAATAA
- a CDS encoding tetratricopeptide repeat-containing glycosyltransferase family protein, which translates to MENPLFTKALRYYEAGNLDKAAPLFASCRTQFPQEPGPANFLGLIALQRGEVPEAAKAFEEGLRLDPKNAEMWNNYGLALLAWKKGPLAERCFRTALELAPRLEPAQFNLTRALLAQSRFAETVAGLAPLAARYGSDPGAEVEYRFLLGTALYRLGRLDEAEPELARATQLRPDLVEALNNYGACLRSQGRIDEAIAVFEKALARKPDHAETHINRATVRLLQGDFAEGWKEFEWRFRSYRLLWEIDSNAPRWLGEPFPGQTLLLLAEQGLGDTLQFIRYARQVKERGGEGCSVVIECQPEVARVLRGVPGLDRVILRGMPRPPFAYYAPLLSLPGIFSPTLDAIPAEVPYLASTDDAAGKEKREDGPLRVGIVWAGSAAHVEDRSRSCPVEALVPLTRVEGVEFVGLQKFEPGKGGNYPFPNAVAECRDFLDTARVVAGLDLVISVDTSVAHLAGGMGKPLWLLLPCHAEWRWLLDRETSPWYPTARLFRQPRPGDWEGLAERLAGELAILAEEKKERREGRAIGAGPAAALISEGGVATVHHGTPGP; encoded by the coding sequence ATGGAAAACCCCCTTTTCACCAAGGCTCTCCGGTATTACGAGGCGGGGAATCTCGACAAGGCGGCCCCCCTCTTCGCCTCGTGCCGGACGCAGTTCCCGCAGGAGCCCGGCCCCGCGAACTTCCTCGGCCTGATCGCGCTCCAACGGGGGGAGGTCCCCGAGGCGGCGAAGGCCTTCGAGGAGGGCCTCCGCCTCGATCCGAAGAACGCCGAGATGTGGAACAACTACGGCCTCGCCCTCCTCGCGTGGAAGAAGGGGCCGCTGGCGGAACGGTGCTTCCGCACGGCGCTGGAACTCGCCCCCCGGCTGGAGCCCGCCCAGTTCAACCTCACCCGCGCCCTGCTGGCCCAGTCCCGCTTCGCCGAGACGGTGGCGGGCCTCGCCCCGCTGGCCGCCCGCTACGGGAGCGATCCGGGGGCGGAGGTCGAGTACCGGTTCCTCCTCGGCACCGCGCTCTACCGCCTCGGGCGGCTCGACGAGGCCGAACCGGAGCTGGCGCGGGCGACGCAGCTCCGGCCCGACCTCGTCGAGGCGCTGAACAACTACGGCGCCTGCCTCCGCTCGCAGGGCCGGATCGACGAGGCGATCGCCGTCTTCGAGAAGGCCCTCGCGCGGAAGCCCGACCACGCCGAGACCCATATCAACCGGGCGACGGTCCGCCTCCTCCAGGGGGACTTCGCCGAGGGGTGGAAGGAATTCGAGTGGCGCTTCCGCTCCTACCGGCTCCTGTGGGAGATCGATTCCAACGCGCCCCGCTGGCTCGGGGAGCCGTTCCCCGGGCAGACCCTCCTCCTCCTGGCCGAGCAGGGCCTCGGGGACACGCTCCAGTTCATCCGCTACGCGCGGCAGGTGAAGGAGCGGGGCGGCGAGGGGTGCTCCGTCGTGATCGAGTGCCAGCCGGAGGTCGCCCGCGTCCTGCGCGGCGTCCCGGGCCTCGACCGGGTGATCCTCCGCGGGATGCCCCGGCCGCCGTTCGCCTACTACGCGCCGCTCCTCTCGCTCCCGGGAATCTTCAGCCCGACGCTCGACGCGATCCCGGCCGAGGTCCCCTACCTCGCCTCGACCGACGACGCGGCGGGGAAGGAAAAGAGGGAGGATGGCCCCCTCCGCGTCGGCATCGTCTGGGCCGGAAGCGCCGCCCATGTCGAGGACCGGAGCCGGTCGTGCCCCGTCGAGGCGCTCGTGCCGTTGACGCGGGTCGAGGGGGTCGAGTTCGTCGGCCTCCAGAAGTTCGAGCCGGGGAAGGGCGGGAACTATCCCTTCCCGAACGCGGTGGCCGAGTGCCGCGACTTCCTCGACACGGCGCGGGTCGTCGCGGGGCTCGACCTCGTGATCTCGGTCGACACCTCGGTCGCCCACCTCGCGGGCGGGATGGGGAAGCCGCTCTGGCTCCTCCTGCCGTGCCATGCGGAATGGCGGTGGCTCCTCGACCGGGAGACCTCGCCCTGGTATCCGACGGCCCGCCTCTTCCGCCAGCCCCGGCCCGGGGACTGGGAGGGATTGGCCGAGCGCCTCGCCGGGGAGCTCGCGATTTTGGCGGAAGAAAAAAAAGAACGAAGGGAAGGTCGCGCCATCGGGGCCGGGCCTGCCGCCGCGTTGATTTCGGAAGGGGGAGTCGCAACCGTCCACCATGGGACCCCAGGCCCATGA